Genomic DNA from Theobroma cacao cultivar B97-61/B2 chromosome 3, Criollo_cocoa_genome_V2, whole genome shotgun sequence:
tttgttattttaattatctatatataccatctgtttcaataattttgagTAACAGCTTTCATCAGTCAAGTTAGAACCATGATATCATCTAGAACTATATATGGCCTCTCTTTTGACAATCGCTTTTTTTCGACAATGGATTCTCCGAACTATAGCTATTCGGTTAGGcttattttgaaagaaaaaacatcactcaaaaagagaattttttttcttttggtattTTTACCCACGTAATAGTGTAGAAGCCTAGATGGACCTCGCACGTGGGGAGACATCCAACATAGATTGCGAAAAAACATGGCTCATCTTCCCCAATCTCTCTTGCCCATGTCTGCGCTCACTCTCCCGAAACGACTTGTCGTTTCCTACTCTCTCACTTTCCTTCTTGACCGTTGCACAAGATCAAAGAGGCCCTTCTGCTCCAGAATGTCGGCCACGTCATCAACTCCCCTGACTCACTCCATCTCCTTGCAGAGTCAACTCGGCCAACCCGTCCAAATTGTTGCCGCTCCTGGCCTATCCGATTCCGGGTTCAGGTGAATtgcccttttttcttttctcagtttaagtctttgatttttttttttgaatttatagCTACCGTTTCtgttttttattaatcataaatATGACCTTACAGGAGTGCTATTGAGTcatctttatttaaacaaTGGTTAAAGAATCTGGAGAGTGAAAGTGGGATTTTGGCTAATGGGGACATGACTTTAACTCAAGTTCTTATTcaggtttctttcctttaattATCCAGCTTGGGtcttttgaatttgtttttttgagtattttttacttttcttggtTCTATCGTTGTTGTATTGAGAATTTTGGAAGAATTGTTGCTTATATTGATTATAAGAGACCATGTCTGGTGGATTTTGTGCAAAATTTGAACTTGCTAAGCATTTGGGCTCTAAAGTATAAACTTTTTGCCTTTTCATGTGTATTGTGTAAAAGAAATGATAAATGTAGCCAAAAGGACTTCCTTTTCTTCGCTTTTAGAACTGCTGCTTAATGGCTTGCTTTGATAACAGGGAGTTGATATGTTTGGGAAGCGCATTGGCTTTCTCAAATTTAAAGCAGATATTATTGATAAAGGAACTGGAAAGAAGGTATTTGATCATCTTCATGCATAGCTTTTCAGTACTGATTCATATCAGAGTATGATTCTTTATGTAATtgattgaatgttgaaattcaTTATGGGATTTTTTTGGGAGTATATATTACAACTATTTCAGCAGTCTACATATTTCATTCATGCTATTGCTCTGTTTCGTTATAAACTAAAACATTCTTAGGTTCCAGGTATAGTATTTGCACGAGGACCTGCTGTAGCTGTGTTAATTCTTTTAGAGTCAGACGGTGAGACTTATGCTGTTCTCACTAAACAGGTAGGGTGATGTTTCCATTGAATTTTTTCTTAGTAGTTTGTCAATTATGATACAATTGAGCCTAGATTGAGTTCAGTACCTACCACTTAAGTACTTTACTATTTCTATTACAtccaaacttaatgaatcttaaTGCTTCTCTAAGGCTAGGGTCCCCACAGGGAGGCTTGTTCTGGAACTGCCTGCTGGAATGTTAGATGATGATAAGGGTGATTTGGTTGGCACTGCAGTTCGTGAggtatctctctctctctctctctcttgtgGCAGGATGTGCACAGACACAAACATGTATTATACATTTGTTTACATCTGTATATCAGCAATTTTTCTCTAGTTTTCTCTGGGCATCTCTATGTTAGTGATTTTACCAAGCATGAAGTTCATCAAACAATCCACTTTGGGTGATGGTTCTTAAAAATATGCCATTATTAGGTCAAGGGTCATATTGTAGAGCACTGGAGGAACATACTTTTCCAgccttctctttttccttttcctcttACGCATTACTCTTCCATATCTGGGTCTCTGTTGTGAGACCATTTTCCTCCTTTATGGGTTGTTCTTATAGATTATATTCCGGcctatattatttttatggaTATGCTGATGTTCAACATCTGCCATTCTGTTGAGACAACATACAATTTTTTACaggatatatttttttgtttaaaattccCTAGGGTAGACTTTTTTTTACCACACTTTTGTTAttcaaatgattttttaatGAGTTGAAACTGACAGGTTGAGGAGGAGATTGGTATTCAATTGAACCTCGAAGACATGGTTGACCTCACAGCCTTCCTTGAGCCATCTACTGGATTCAAAGTTTTTCCTTCTCCGGTATGTGGCATCTACCATGTTAAAAGTCCAACAAGAATGACTTTGTAACAGGATTATTAACTACAAgtaattttcattatcttgTGAATTTATGATGTGGTACTATTTGCTTAGAATTTTTGCATTACATTTCCAGAGCCTCAAAGGTTCCGATATTTTTTCTTGAGAATACTATGTCATTTTTTGGGCACATTTCATGTTGTGACTTGATTCAACTTAGTAGTAAGATAATTATTTCTTGTCTTTCCATGATAGGGAGGGTGTGACGAAGAAATTGGCCTTTTTCTGTACAGAGGGCGTGTTGATAAAAACATTATTACACAGCTGCAAGGAAAAGAAACAGGTCTTCTTGAACATGGTGAGCTTATCAAGGTTTGTGTTGTTCCTTATGAGAAACTCTGGCGCATGACACCTGATGCAAAGACTCTGATGGCAATTGCTATCTATGAAATGGCCAAAAAAGAAGGATTATTACCTCATAAATCCTAACCTGTGAATATCTGTCATTGTTGGCTCCTTTTTGTTGTATGGTTTGATCAGTCATTTTGAGGTCATGGAACCATGGCCGACAGTTGTCTTAGAAATCAAGTTATTTCTTATAGCCTGTATTAAGACGTGTAAAACTGTCTGATGCAGCATAGGTTTGGTGTCACAGGTAGACGAATTTACTTCTCTCActggaaaataaattttacaatAATTGGTGCCTATTTTCAGTTATTGTGTATGGTGATGGCGACTGTGTGTTGAAGTATTTTATCCTTGCAGTAGAATAAGATGGATATTTGCATGCTTATTAAGCCACTATTACATGACCCTTAAGCCACACAGGTAGACAACCTTAAAAGCAATTCAGGTTTTTCGAATCCTTCTGTGGTTTTTCGAATCCTTCTGTGTTTTCACCCTTTTACCCATTGTTCGGCCTTTTATGAGTAGTGTATCAAGTGCTTGCCTGCTAATATCCTTGGAATCCTCATTCCAGCAtcagattttattttcatccCACTTAGGAGTGTTGGTTAATGCCTGAGTAACGGGCATTGGGGGCTCCATTTGTTGGAAAGTTGTGTCCTCGACACCTTTCTGAGAGTTTTAGCTTGTTTTTGTACGTCTTTTTCCCCTAAATGACGAGGATATGAAACTGAAGCCCGAGGAAATTCGTTTTGTGGGGGCCGAAGGGAAAATCCTTGTACACCTGATTATATccaataatatatttaattcatAGTCAAGGAGACACTGTTGGTTACCGTAGATTGTTTATAATCATCTTCTACGACCTGCATGAAAAATCGTACTCCTATCATTTTCCTGGAACCTTTGTGAGTCACTATAATTTTGCGTTAGTGCTAGATTTGTCATTGGTTGCAGCTAATACTAACAttttaacttaaaacaatCCGGTTCATTTCCTCAACAACCAAAACATCACTGCCACATTTTCTAGTTATAAGGTTTGAGCAACTTTTTCCATTGTAATTGAAGCATAGAGCTGACACGTTTTATTGGGTGGAATTTCATCATCGCTTCTGAGATCATGCCTAGAGCTCATAAAGACAACAAGAGATTATGTAAACAAGAATCCTTATACGAAGGATACAGGTACCTACAAGTAAATACACTGACTTTGAAAAAATCCTCAGACCTTACTAGTGACAAAATCTTTGTCACTTGCTTCCCAGATGGTGGTGCCATCACATGCACATATCTTCTTGTAGTTTTCGCCAACCCCAGCACTTCGGGCAATCACTGCAGCTGTCCGACCTTGATCTGATTTATCTTCAGTCTCATACACCGCTATTGACCGCCCAATGAGATCAGCAACTCTGAGCTGCTGTTTGACACCGGTGTAAAAGGCCTCACCATTCTTATCCACATCAAGAGTTCCCAGGTCGCCAAGTGGCTGTATAAAGCAAAgacaaggttttttttttttttttttaatcaaaggCATGTATAATGATTTCATTGGAAGAAGGAGATAAATACAAAAACTACCCATAAAGCAAAGACAAGGTTAAAGAATGAAACATGCCGTCATGATTGTGTGAAAGAATAGATAACAAGATGATGGcttaaaattaaacaaatatgtAGTCCATAAAAGAGATCATATGCCAAATATAATGGAAAAATCTTTCAAGGTTAAAAAACGAGTTTGAAAGGGATCTAATCAAGCTGTCCATGTACACATGATTACATATGAGTATCAACAACTATATTACAGCATGGAATCATCTTGGACAATTTGAGTTCATATACATTCCGATTAATCAATAAAGAGTGCTGGCAGGACAgattaaaagaatattttgggaggatttttttaacataatttcattcattagggaaattaaaaaatttattacaacataaatttgcaacaaaCCATTTGAAAATCACGTTAAGCCAGCACAATGCCCTTTCTTTTTAGTTGTACCCTTTAGATAGCATTGACAGGTCCATCAAACAGTAAGCACCATCTTTAACAGGTAAGTGGTACTTAGAGTCTTGATACTTGCACTTTGATGATTActaaaatgaaattacaaCGACACACACacagaaataattaaaatgacaggaAAAGGCAGTGTATGTGAGGTccattgatgatttatgaaaaaaaaaaaaaagagaaatatgaAATACAGTGATGGCAGAAGTTGGAAAAAAAACCTCTTTATCAGTTCCTTCATTTGAAGGATTAAACACTTTCCCTGTACTTGCTGCACCTCTTGTCAGATCACCGAATTCATTAATAGACCAACCGTGTTTTCCAGGTGACAAACCACTAAAattggcttcaatcctagccaATTCCATACTCACTTGAGCCAATCTAACTACACCAAAAATTTCTGGACCTTTGAACTCAGCAACAGCAGCAGAAACTAAAAAGTCTGCAAAAGGAAGGGCAAGGGTAATAGTTTAAGAAAATTGTAGTTGTCGTTTGCTGACATGAGCGGTATAATCTACTCCATCCTATGAATCGCATGCCCAAAAATGTGCTTCATAAAGACTACTTTTAAAGCTTTAAGGTTCTAGGAAGTGGGTATTGCGTGTTTCCTTATTTATTCATTCGAAGCTCCCAGTGAACTGATTGCCAGGGAAGAGATAGCTAGCAGCCTTGGTTAATTTACATAGGAAATGGAAACATTTAAGTAAACCATATCAATATTAGTAGCAATTAACAAAACATTTCAGAAATTTCAAGTACTTTCATTAACTAGCTAAAGTGagcataaattttattcaatcacaaaattttttagCACTGGTTGGCATTATTGGCAAAGTCATAATAGTGACCTAAAACAGGTATCATAATCAGCATATCtattctttccttcttttggAATGATGTAAAACGTTGGATGCTATCTAAGTCATCAAAAACTAAGAACAAATAAGACTTTTCATTCTGTCTATTATCAGCATGGATAAATGAGGCAAGCATAAAATTATATAGTTTAGCACTTAATATACCCAACACAATTAAAAGTTAGATTGACAAACCTTCTAGCACTCCTTGGCCTATTAATCTAGCTTTTCGACCAGTCTGCTCCAATGCCTCAGTCATGGTTTTCACAGTCGAGGAACCAAGTATTCTCACCACTTGATTGCTCAAGTCCACTTCCACACTCTTGACTCCTTTGCATATAAATACAAAACATACCATAATTACGAAATTAAAGCAGAAATTaacatgaaataaaaattGCAAAATATATCCATTCAAAGCCATTAAAGATTGGTCATGCACAAAATAATTGCTATTGCCTTACCATTAACTGTTTGTAACTTATTCTTGACCGCATTAGCACAACCTTCACACTTCATATCCACCATGTACTCCGTCTGATACCACAATCCAGACAAACTTTTCAACatctcaataaaatttaaaggaTTAATCAACAATAACTATCCAATCatgttgaagaaaaaaatcttaatttaCAACTAGAATAAGCTTTGATAACTGAATTAGAATAATCAAGATGATTAACTTACAAGGAGGTCAGGCAAGGAACCATCCTGCAAATTCGAGATAGAAAGAGTCAGACTTTATTAACGATAGTAAAGAAGAGCAAGATTTGATGTGAACGGAAATGGGCAATGCTCAAAATTGGAACTTTGATAACAAACCTGAGATGGGTTGTAATCAGATGTGGGTGAGTCCATGTGAAGAGCAGTAGGAGAACTGGCGAAGGTTCTTGTAAGGCCTAAGCGATTTGTTGGCGAAGAGAGGAAAGATAGACTTTGGGTATTTGAGAAATTAGaagatttgaaagaagaagaagaagaaaaagcaaaagctGTAGGCAGAGCAGAGGCAGCAGCTATGGCAGTTGCTGTGGTTAGCGACCTCAAAAATGCCATTCTTTTTGTTTGGGTATTGTTTTACTGAGATGGTTCGGTGAAGACGCGGTTGGTCGCGACTTTGCTCGCTTTCCTGATGCCTCAAACTGTTTTTTcgggaaaaatattttcttttaaaatgaaattgtgaaagatatatttttacttattttatttggcGTATTATGCgaaatttctaaattttatgggagattatatttatatgttcatgtaaatataaaatatgataatgaaaattcaaatatgatGTCATTAGGTTATCATGTTTGTATAATTATTGctactattatttttaaatacatCGAATAAATACTActactatttttaaatatattatcctttattaatgttttttatattatattttttaaattatttataacttTTGAATACCTCGATGTAGGATTGTGCAGGCACTTGAGTTTGAAAGCTGGTCAAACGCTCGGTTGAATAAATGAGATTtggagagaaagaaatgggAGAAGTTTAGCGATGAGATGTGTTACAGTTCACACCAACTCTCGTCGTCGTAAGGTATTGTTCATTTTGGTTAGTTAGTTTtgcaattttattttacaaaaaactTATCACAAGTTAAAAGtgatataaatttttatatattcagTATTACGATTTTCGCGTGAATGTGAATCTCACATCGTTAAGATAATACTTTAAGCGTATAAAACTACAAAATCTTACATAGAAGAGAAACTCCTAGTAAGGACTAAGAATGGATGTCATGGTCCTAAAGAGAGGAGTTATGAATCTTATATTAACTATGTACTAAAGTAATACTAAGCATATAAAGGTTCACATCACCTTTAACTTATGATACTTTTTTTGTGGGACAAAATCGTAAGGTTAGTGAGTCAAAGCGGATAATATCTCACTGGGGTTAATGTAGACTAGCAATGTGCCATTGAAGATAGTGGATCCACTTCAACTCTAACTACTAGTAATGTGCCACGGACGATAATAGACCTTTGTTGAATGGGGTGGATGTCATGGTAGCAATGTGCCACTGAGGATAGTGAATCCACTTCAACTCTGAGTATTAATAATGTGTCACTGAGAATAATAGATCCTTGTTGAATGGGGTGGATGTCACGGTACTTGCGTGGACGTGAATCTCACATTGTTGAAATAATGCTCTCAGCGGAGTAAAGCCACAAAGTCCTACATCGAAGAGAAACTTCCAACGGGGAGGCACCTTTTGTAGGGTAAAATCGTAAGGCTAGTCGACCAAAGTGAACAATACCTTACAAAAGTTAGTGTAAATCATGACGCTCAGTATCACTCTAGTACATAGCCAATGTGAAATTCATGGCTTCCCTTTATAAGAACATGACATTCACCTTTACTCCCGATTGAGAGTTTTTCTTCGATATGGAACTTTGTGACTTTACCTGCTAGGAGTATTATTTCAATGATTTAAGATTCACGTTCACGTGAGGACCATgacattttttctcttttcaacAAGGGTCCATTGCCCTCAATGGCACATTTTTAATACTCAGAGTCTGCTTTGATATCAATTGTTATAGTCCACACCAACCCTTGTGATGTATTTTTTGCTATAACTCACTAGCTTCATAATTTTATCTCACAAAAAACATCTCACACGTTAAAGCTGATGTAAACCCTTATATGTATAGTATCACTCTAGTACATAGTCAATATGAGATTCATAACTTTTATCTTTAGGACAATGACATTCACTTTTACTTTTTGCTTGAAGTTTGTTCTCgatgtgaaattttatgaccccacccttttaaaatattatttcaataatataaatttgacgTACACGTGAAAACCGTAACACGGTGCATAAAAATGTTGGGAGTAGGCTCACTTTAGTTTCCACTGAAGAGATCCTTCTTAAACGACCTGGTACCAAACCGAACGAAATAAAGGTTGCAGGGGACAGCTTGGCTCAGCTTAGCAAAGGAGGTGTTGTTCTCATGGTGTGCAGGACATGTGGTAAGAAAGGTGATCACTGGACTTCCAAAATGTCCTTACAGGATCTTGCTGCTCCTGTTGAAACCTTTGTTGATTAACCTGCAGCATCCGAGACCTTTCTATGGCTCTTCTGGAGCTGGAAACGGCGCCTAAGTCCCGCCAAGCATGAGAGCAGGTGCATATGAACCGGTGGATCTGACACGAGACGTAGGAATGACGAATTTATCTGAGGATACCCGGGAGCCTGACTTGCTTGAGCTTTTCTACACATTTGGTCCTGTGACTCGCGTCTATGTTGCTGTGGATAATAAGACAGGCACAAGTAGAGGATTTGGTTTTGTCAACTTTGTAAACACGGAGGATGCTCAGAGAGCTATTGACAAGCTCAATGGATATGGTTATGACAATCTCATCTCAAAGTATTTCTTCTCATGATAGTTGGGTGTTAAACTGTGAAAAAATCTGTACAGGGgttattttgtttcttcttctggGATATCAGCTCTGTATGCTGTAATTTTGAAGTGAATCCCTGGAAAGCAATATAGGTATAAGCTTCAAAATTATATGCCTTAGTCTGGTGGATTTCTTTTGTTGTCTTTTGTCGGCCATCTGGATTATGTAAGGATGCAGTGTATGTAGCAGGTCTGTTCTATTTCTTGCCAGATGGGATGTGATCTTTtgattgtttcttttttgcttgTGCCAATGGAATTGGATTATTTTGTCATCAATACTTAGTATTCCATAAGGTCTATCGCCAAGTAGCTCTCAACTGCATCGGCCAGCCACCAGCGGAATTTCCAAGTCCAAGGCCAACCCTCTACATGGTAAAACTTTGCCATCTTCAGTCCCAACAA
This window encodes:
- the LOC18606404 gene encoding nudix hydrolase 14, chloroplastic — its product is MAHLPQSLLPMSALTLPKRLVVSYSLTFLLDRCTRSKRPFCSRMSATSSTPLTHSISLQSQLGQPVQIVAAPGLSDSGFRSAIESSLFKQWLKNLESESGILANGDMTLTQVLIQGVDMFGKRIGFLKFKADIIDKGTGKKVPGIVFARGPAVAVLILLESDGETYAVLTKQARVPTGRLVLELPAGMLDDDKGDLVGTAVREVEEEIGIQLNLEDMVDLTAFLEPSTGFKVFPSPGGCDEEIGLFLYRGRVDKNIITQLQGKETGLLEHGELIKVCVVPYEKLWRMTPDAKTLMAIAIYEMAKKEGLLPHKS
- the LOC18606405 gene encoding copper chaperone for superoxide dismutase, chloroplastic/cytosolic, producing MAFLRSLTTATAIAAASALPTAFAFSSSSSFKSSNFSNTQSLSFLSSPTNRLGLTRTFASSPTALHMDSPTSDYNPSQDGSLPDLLTEYMVDMKCEGCANAVKNKLQTVNGVKSVEVDLSNQVVRILGSSTVKTMTEALEQTGRKARLIGQGVLEDFLVSAAVAEFKGPEIFGVVRLAQVSMELARIEANFSGLSPGKHGWSINEFGDLTRGAASTGKVFNPSNEGTDKEPLGDLGTLDVDKNGEAFYTGVKQQLRVADLIGRSIAVYETEDKSDQGRTAAVIARSAGVGENYKKICACDGTTIWEASDKDFVTSKV